TTCCCTACCGCGACGACTCTTAATTCATGAGTTTGATTTAGCCAGTAAAAAATACACAGGCAAAGTTTTCTCCTATCGCTTAGAATCTTCGCACCATGCGATTGGTGAGTTAACTGCGATTAACGATCATGAATTCATTGTGATTGAGCGAGACAATCGCCAAGGCGATCGCCGTCAACCTGGTTTTGCCAATCCTGCACAATTCAAGCGACTTTATCTGATTAATCTCCAAAAAACCGATCATCAGGGATTTGTGGAGAAAAAACTTTTAGTAGATTTGTTAAAAATTGCTGACCCCCAGGGAATCGCGGGCAAAGATGCTTATCATGGTATCTTCACATTTCCCTTTGTCACCATTGAAAATGTTTTACCCCTAGATGCCAAAACACTATTAGTGATTAATGATAATAATTACGCTGATAGCCAAGGGCGATCGCCAAAACAGTCAGATAACACAGAGTTTATCCTACTCCGCCTAGGGCAGTCGTTAAATTTAGACCCATCCCTATATGTCAGGTAAAATCCCTGAATGCTCAGGAAATATTGGGGGAAAGGAAGACTTGCAAGTTTGCTTCTGGATTTTCCCACGATTGCCAGAATTCATGTTTAGGAATGCTCTACCCCATCTTCTGATTAAATATGTTAAATTTCCGATCTGAATCGGGCTAGGGAGTAATAAACTGAAAATCTCAGAATTATCTTTTCATCTTCAGGATGCCACAGCCAACTAGTACTACTTTGTGTCAGTTGAGATTTCATTGCCCAGGGTTACAAAAACTTCATAGGATGAGCTTTGTCACTATTGTTTATCCTGGCTGTGTTGACAGCATTATGGACTCATTCAACACAAACACCATGTTGAAGACCTTCCGGACACAGGTTAACAAAGTTTTTAGATATGATGATTTTTGGCATACTCCCCTAGGCAGAATCAGAAAATTGATGCAAAATTTATCCGTAAACTGGCATCATCAACAAGTAGTTAACGGGAAAACCCTATTTCCAGTTGTTTACAATTCAGGAGATAATTTTGTCAGATGGGAACTTAGTATTGCTTACTAGCTAGCTGCGGATATATCAATACTCAATAGAATTCTTGCAGAAGTCGTGAAAAGGGGTGTTTCAATCTTGAACTTTGAACTCTTGAGCATTCCCTACCATCAACCAAAATCTATTTTTGCAAGAGGTCTAATCTATAAAATTGGCGGTAACGGTTGCCGCTACTATTCACTTAAAAAAATTGCCAACACTGATCGGTGGGAAAATTATGGAAAATGATGCGGCAATACTCGACTGCCCTAATGAACTCTGTCAAGCTCCCAATAACCTTACCGACAAGTATTGCAAGCAATGTGGCACATTTTTACCGAAACGTTTTCTCTGGGTTGCGGGAGAAGTCAAATATTTAGGTAAACCCGGAGAAATTATCGGCGATCGCTATTTAATTATCAAAGACTCAATATTATTTGATACGAAGCCGGGAACCGTTCCCAATGCACCAGAACCATCAAATATTCAGGCAATTCGCCCTTATCTCCGGTTGATTCCCTACCGACTAAACGCGCCTCAAGTGTATGGAATTTTACCAATAAGTCAGGGTAATAGTACTCAAGAAATTTTACTTTTAGAAAAACCTCCCCTAGTGGTCAATAGTAATTCCCAACTAGAGGTGAGTCTATGTCCCAGTCTCGATAAAGCTTGGAGCCAAGCCACATCGCTGCGCCAGTTAAATTGGTTATGGCAAATAGCCCAGTTATGGCAACCCCTAGCAACGGAAGGAGTCGCCTCAACTCTCTTAAATTGGCAGCTACTACGGACAGAAGGCTCCTTAGTCAAGTTACTAGAACTACAAGCAGATAGACAGCCCGGTTTGACATTAAAGGATTTAGGAGCATTTTGGCTACAATTACAGGCAAATAGCCAACCCGCGATCGCCGAATTTTTACTCCAGGTGTGTAACTTACTTCAAGAAGGCAAAATACACGCCGCCGAACAGTTAGTGAGTGTGTTAGACCAGGGTTTAGCAGAACTGGGCAGGGGTAAGGGTGAAAATGGCAAATCCCCCACATCCACCGCGATCGCCATTGCGACCAAAAGTGATACAGGTCCCAGTCGTCAGCGCAATGAAGATGCCTGTTATCCCCCCAGTGGTTCCCACGTCACTAAACCCCCCGAAAATTCTGCCCTGGCGATCGTCTGTGATGGTATTGGCGGTCACGAAGGAGGTAACGTCGCCTCAAATTTAGCCATTGAGACTATTCAGCAGCAAATACAACAACTGACTCAAGTCCCCTCCGACCATATCAACCCGACAACCTTCCTAGAAGACTTACAGCGAGCCGCCGCCAGCGCTAACGACAAAATCAGTCAACGCAACGACAGCGAAAGCCGACAAGGACGACAACGCATGGGAACAACCCTAGTCATGGCTTTACCCGTTGCCCACGAAATGTATATTGCCCATGTCGGTGATAGTCGAGCTTACTGGATTACCCGTCAAGGCTGTTATCAAGTCACCTTAGATGATGATGTGGCTTCGCGGGAAGTTCGTCTGGGCTATGCCATCTATCGTGATGCCGTTCTCCAAGGCTCCTCAGGCTCCCTTGTTCAAGCTTTAGGTATGGGTTCGAGTAATTCTCTCCATCCCACCGCCGAGCGCTATATCTTAGACGAAGACAGCATATTTTTACTCTGCTCCGATGGCTTAAGTGATTTTGACCGGGTAGAGCAACACTGGGAAACAGAAATCCTGCCGATTTTGGCTGGGGATACCGATGTGGTAACGGCTACAGACAAGTTGGTGGAAATTGCTAATACCCAAAATGGGCATGATAACGTCACCATTGCCCTGATGTATTATCAAATTCGCTTTCAAGAGCCAGAAACACCAATCAAAGTCGGTTCTGTAGAGCCGTTAGTCATTCCCGAAGTCAAGTATGAAGTTAATACAGCCTTACCCCAACAAGCTCCTGCTGTCACCACCCAAAGAACACAAGTAGTCCCAGATACGATTACAAAACGGCGATCGCCAGTTCCCCTACAGCTAGTGGTTCTTGCCTTTCTCTTCGTTGCCGGAGCCACAATCGGGATTATTTGGCGAATTTATAACCAGCAAAACTCGAATAATAATAATCCTCCCCCCACTCCCACCTTACCTGGTGTCTCCTCTGACCCGACTTCTACTATTTCCGCTTCTCCCCTAGCCACCAATAATGGTTCTGCTTTGCCAACTCGCATCCCCCTGAAACCAGGAGTTATCATCACCACTACTGATTTAGGTATTGGATTTCAAAGAGTCCAAAGTCTTGAATCTCTCCCTCAGAAGAGTCTTCCTGAAATACCCATTCCTACTGGCAGTAAATTACAAGTAATTAACCCCCCAGCCAAAGATGCTCGACCAGAAGAGGAAGATATGGTGCAGTTGAAGGTCTGTAGTATTCCTCCATCCTCACCAACATCATTACTTCGCAAGGGAGATATTGGTTGGGTAAGCTTTGCCCAAATTAAGAAAAAAATTGCTGTTGAATCCTCCCCTCCTGGTGGACAGACTCCAGAGAAACCAGACCCATGCTTGGGAAATGGTTGAATAGTCAGAATCAGGGTACAAAACTCGATAGACTAATAACAGCCTATAATTTTACAGGTGATTAAATACAAAATAATTTTGGTATAACTGTTTGCCAGAAAAAATTGTTATTTTAAATAATTTGAATTTACGCATTAGATTAACGAATCCATGCCATCCCTGAACCTGGCGATCGCCCGTCTCGAAAATACAGGCACTCATAGTTTCGCCATTTGGGTGGTGAATGCTCCCTATCCCAGTGGTTATGTACTGCGTGACTGTGTATGGTCAAATGAACTCTCCCAAGTGTGGCAAGATTGGCGACAGTTTTTTGCCCCGAATATGGATATTGCTCCAGGAATTACCCTGGCACCATCTGATCCAACTCCCATGCTGGAAGTTCCTTCCCCATCCTTTGGGCAAGTCAGTCGCGGTAGTCGTTTAATGCAACTCCTGGGTATTAATCTCTGGCGTTGGGTCTTTGATGGCAATATTCTCAATAGTGTGGAACGCAGTCAAGGTATGGCAATGGGACAGCATACCCGTTTGCATCTGCGCTTAGAAATTCGTGACCCCAGTCTTACCGCTTTACCCTGGGAAATTATGCAACGGGAAGCTGGACAGCCAGCAATTTCCCTCGGACAAAATTTCCTATTCAGTCGTACTACCTGCGAAGTTGAACCCCTACCCTATTTACGAGCAGATCCAGCCTTAAATATTCTCTTGGTATTGGGAGAAGACAACAAGCTGCAATTAGACCAAGAAGCAAAAATCCTGGAACAAACCCTAGCTAATGGAAATTCCCTAGGTAATTTTGTCCCTGGTTATGCTCCTTGTTTAGTTCATACTTTGGTACAACCCACTACCCAGGAACTAATTCAAGCTCTGGAAACTAAAGCCTATAATGTCCTATTTTATGCTGGTCATGGGGAACCAGGACCCGATGGTGGTTTTCTGCGTCTGTCTCCCCAAACCAAGCTGAATGGTATGGAATTAGCCCATGTTTTGACCCAAAATGGTGTCAAACTAGCCGTATTTAATGCCTGTTGGTTAGCTCAACCCGCAACGGTGAATGGACAAGTCATCCCTTCTAGTAGCTTGGCTGAAGTCTTAATTCGTCATGGAGTTCCTGCGGTTTTGGGAATGCGTGACGAAATTGGAGACGAGGAAAGTCTGACCTTTATTCATAGCTTTGCCCAAAGTTTGCGATCGCGCAAAACAATCGATGCTGCTGTGGCGGAAGCCAGACAACAATTACTGACTGTTTACCGCTTTAATCAACCAGCTTGGACATTACCCGTCCTTTACTTGCATCCCCAATTTGAAGGTGAACTCATCCGTAGCTATGATGAGGGAGTAACGGAATTACCACCAGATACTACTATCCCTAACGTGGCATCTCTATTGCCCGTCGCCCGCTTAAAATCGCCGGAAGTCACCTACACCTTACAAATCGGAGTCACCCGCATCGGTCGTACTGTTGATAATGATATTGTCATTCCGGAACCCTCTGTTTCCAAACATCATGCCGAAATCCTTTGTCGCAATACCTTCACCGGAGCAACTCCTGTGCGAAACTATTACCTCAACGAGATGTCAACCTACGGCACCACATGGATTCTTGGGACTAATGGCTGGCAACAAATCCATCGCCAGGAAGTGTTTTTAGAGCCAGGAATGCAGATAAAGTTTGGTAGTAGTCGAAGCCAACCCTGGGAATTTGTTCTGGAAGAGGCTTGAAATTTACCCTAGTTAAAGCGATAACTAAAATAATTTACTCCTGAAACTTCCTGTTTCATAGCCGAGAAGTGAGAGATTATTTGTAATACAAAATTATAGACAATCGAGTCAATAGAAAAATCCAATTCTGATTTGCGGAAACGGGGTGAAGCAAGGTGTAGCTCTGAATACAGCCAAAGAAACCAAATAAACAAATACAAATTATCGGGAGGCGAAAATGGCTAATCAAGTAAATGGTATGCAAGTAAATGACATCGACATCGAATTTCTCGAAGCACTATTGCAACCAGAGGATGCAGCCTATCCTTGGAATACCTCCGATCCAGTTAATGAAGAGTATTTCCTCCAAGTTGAAGCTGATTCTTGTCTCCAAGATGTCCTAGAAGAAGAAGCTACCGAACGATCGCTGCTTTTCTTTAATCAGCTAGATAACCTCTGGTCATCGTATTACAATGATACTACAGAAGTATCTCTTGTCAATCAGGTTCAAGAAAATTTACAAACCATGTTGGCAGCAGCAGTACCCCAAGAGTGGTTACAGGCGATCGCTCATAAAGCCGTCAATATCTTTAAATCTCAGCAATCCTTCAGCGAGCAGTTAGTGGAATGCGTACAATCTGTATTGCCAATGTGGGAAAGTGATGATTTATCTGTGTTTGCTCGTCCCCTTGCCTACGCAATGCGTAGCAGTGATTCCCAAAGTAATGTCGAATCCTTGCTAAATAACGTTAAGGAAACCGAGTGGACAAAACTTTCCGAAATTGAACAAGCAAGAGTCAGTATGGCGATCGCCTACTATACCCTCAGACAGCTAAACAATTCTGCAACTGAAAAGTAACGACTTCGCCTCTGTTATAAAGTATTGTCAGATGATTTGTCGGCGAGATTGCTTTCCTGTCAACAGACATATCAAAGCCGGAAACAATCTATCTTTAGTTACGAGAATGCCAGTTTCACCTTCTAATGTATTTGATGCAGCAAATAGCACCATCTACCAAAAGGAAGAAAAGTCCTCAGATTTGATTAATCCAGTGACTTGTAGGCAAAGTTTTTATCTATATACCATGTCCAATTTCCACCCTGACAGAAAAAATTGCTAATGGCTAATTGTTAACCAATGATTATCAATCAGCTATTAGTAATCTCAAATCTTCAACGATCGCCTGCAAAAGTTTTATTTCGGACCTAGAAAACGAGTGGCGAAATTTTGCGATCGCGTGGGTGAAAGTGCCCTAGCTTTCAATATCGCTGCCATCAGGAAAGCATAGGACAAAACTCCAACAATCACCAATAACAGACCATTCAACAGAGAGCCGGTGGCGTTCCAAAGAGCATGAAGCCCAGATGATGTCAAGTAGCCAACCAGTAGAATTTGCCAACTTTTACTAGGTTTGAGAACTGCCAATCCGATAAAGTATCCCAAATAGCCACTGTACGCCATATGTCCAGCGACAGAGCCAAGAATTCTCGGTATCAGCAATTGCAAACCAACTAATTGACCGCTATTCACCCCCGCCTGTTGAGCAACTGTTTGTGTAATTTGGGGTACATACTGACCTAGGGTTTCCAACAGGGTAAAACCCACTGCGGAAGCCGTACCCAAAAGAATCCCATCCAAAGGTTCCCACACACCAATTTTTTCTCGCCATGGTGTCGGCAGGTTTTTACCAATGGCATAGGCAATAATCACCGGGAGTGCTTTCAGCAATTCTTCCATGAGTCCTGCTCCAAAGAACATCCGAATCAACATTTCTGTGAAACTGATAGATTCTTGGTTAGAAGGTAAGCTTCCCGGTAACAGATTACGGAAAACGTAGATGAATAAGTCCAGTACAGGACTCAACAAAATTAAACTTGTAGCAACAACTGACCCAAACAACACCCACCAAGGTTTGGCTTTCCCACACAATTGGTAGATAAAGTAATAAGCAGCAAAGGCGATATAGGTAGCTACTATTACTTGATTGGCTTGGGGTCTGCCAACGGTAGCAAACATTAATACTACAAAGACTACAGTCAGAATACCAGGAATCAGATAAGCCTTACGGGTTAAATCTTTACCCGTGGAGATAATTGGAAATAGCTGTGTAAAACTTACGGAGTCTGGTAGGTTTGGTGACTGATAATTAGCCCCAGGCAAAGCTGAACCCACGGGAGGGTTGAGGACAGTTGCTTGGTGATTAACTTCGTACTCAAAGAGAAATTCTGGACCGTCTGCACCCAAAGAAATGCGATCGCCTGCGACTAACTCCTGACAACTTTGTAACCTTTGTCCATTTAAATATGTGCCATTTGCGCTATTTAAATCACAAATCACCCAACTGGATTCACTTTCGACTATCCCTGATATGGGACGAACTACCGCATGACGACGAGAGACCATCCGATACATCATGGGGTCTAAGACAACTTGACAGCTGGGGTCACGTCCAATTACTACTTCTTTACTGGAGAACAGCGTATGACGGGAATCCCCGTGAAATGCCGTTCCATTACCAGACACTAGCCGCAAATAGGCATTCTGTCTTTTGTTATTGCCGGTCATCGAGTTGCAGGGTATTGCTAAACGATTGCTGAAATGTATCTGGCAGTAGGACTAAAACCCTAGCCATATCCACAACAGGATTGCTAAATACAATATAGCTTCACTGCTTCCCAAGAGATGATAAAATTACCAAAATCAAAGGGATGAAAGCTAAACTGTAAGCTCTATAAGCTTCTGTTAATCATGGGAACTGAGATTAAATTCGGCGATCGCCCTAGGAAAATTCCGATTTTCATGTCCGGAGCGACTTAATTTAATTAAAGCAAAACGTTGCAGGGGGGAAAGTTGCTGCCATTGGGTACTGCTGATAGTGACTCCGAATTCACCTGCTTGAGTTTGAACGGTTTCTGGTATGTTATGGGCATCCATCCAAGGTGGTTTGGGGTCAATTGCCAATTCTCCCACAGCTTTACCTGTACGCTGTAAAATCAAATCTTGGATATGTTGGCGATAAATAAGTACTTCTCTATCCGTGGTACAGGGTAATTCTACAAGTTGCTCCCGCTCTGTCTGAGTTAGTTGGTTCCAGTCTGAGAGTTTCAGCTTAATTCCACAGGTATCTAGATGACAGCGCACCTGCATAGGAATGCATCGTAGGGAGTCAATAAAATCTGCTTCAAATTGAAAAAATTCTGCCATAGTTGAAAAACTATCACAGCCAAGGGTGAACATTTATATGTTTGGATATATTGTCCCATTATTGGCTGTTTTGTTACCGAAATTAATGGTATTTTGCCCCATTATTACGAATAATTAGATAACTAATAGAAAGTGCCAAAACTGCAATCCCTAAGCCAATAATATCTATACCTGTAACTTTTTCCAAATCCAGAATAATAATTTTCCGAGCAACGGCAATTAGAGAAGTGACAATAACTAGTTCTACCTGAAGGACGTGTTTTTTCAAGTAACCAGTAATATTTTCCAGGATTTCCAGGGCAATTAAAATATTTAAGAATAAGCCAAATATTTTGAATAGGGTTTTATTAAAAGAGCCGTAGGGAGTAGTAAATAATTCACGGAACAGAAACACACATAAATCTGCGATCGCCACAAAAATTACTATCAACATTAAGACAGCAAGAACTTTAGAGACTACCACCTCAATATTTTCAATGAGGTGCATAAAATTCTCGTCTTTACCGGTTTCTCTGAATTGTTTAAATAGTCTCCGCATCCCTTGCCTCAATGTATAGCCTAAAAAGTAAATACTGAAGACCAGCACAGACCAATTTTCAGAGTAAACTCTGGGCTGTAATGGTGAATGTGTTCCATCAGACTGATGTCAGCAAGAACAGAAAATCCCCTATTCCTGCTACCATCGGCTTTTCCAAGGTGACTTGATGAGTCACTGGATAGGTTGGAGGTAATTTTTACTTCAGTCTACCTTTATCGGTGACAAGGAAACAATTGTGATTTTTCTATTGATTACCGCGAGAGAAAATTATGATTGGGTATCACTGCCCATCATTTTGTGATATCCATTTCATACAGACGTTCCATCGGAATATCTCTACCTGAGGTTTGCGAAGAATTTAATGTTATGGGTAATACCTGTACAGCACAGGCTTTGAGTTCCGGTTGCTGGGAGTCTGGACAAGACTCTGCATGGGTTAGGGCATTTGCCTCGGCATTATCTGCCCAAATAAAACCCCAGTGCATAGGGATAAATAGAACACCAGGAGTAATTGCCGCAGTCACCTTAGCGATTAATTTGGCTTGACCACGACGCGATCGCATCTCTACCCAATCCCCATGATTGATTCCTAACTTTTTGGCATCACGGGGATGAATTTCTAGAAAGGGTTCCGGGTGCATTTTTTGGATTTTATCAATTCTCCCGGTACGGGTGAGGGTGTGCCAATGCCCGTAGACGCGCCCCGTAGTTAAAATGAAGGGATAATCGGGGTCGGGTGGTTCTGCCAGTCCACGGGAGTGGTAAGCTGCAAATCTGGCTCGACCGTCGGGGGTATGGAACCGTAAATCTGTGTATAAACGTTGGGAATCGAGATGTTGACTTTGAGGATTAGACCATTGTTGGGGACTTTTGCTAAGTAATTCATGGCTGAACCCTGACATATCACAGGGACGCTTACTAGTTAATTGCACGAACTCTGCATAGACTTCTGCGGAATTGCGAAAAGCAAATTTTTCCTCAAAACCGAGTCTACGTCCCACCTCGGCGAAAATTTCCCAATCGGCTTTTGCTTCCCCTGGTGCATCACGAAAAGCAGGAGAAAGTGTCACCATCCGCTCAGAATTAGTCATCACCCCAGTTTTCTCACCCCATTGTGCCCCAGGTAGTAGGATATGGGCATAGGTTGACGTTTCCGTGGGATAGTAAGCATCTTGGTAAATTGTCAAGGGCGATCGCCCCAAAGCTGCCTTGGTTCTTTCCAAATCTGGCATACTGACAGCTGGGTTAGTCGCAGCAATCCATAATAAGCCGATGTTTCCCCGCTCTAACTCCGTAATCATCTCCCAAGCTGTTAAACCCGGTTCTGGAGAAATTTTTCCCGGTGGTAAACCCCAAAATGCCTCCACCTCGGCTCGATGTTGGGGATTTTTTACGGAGCGATAACCCGGTAATAAATGAGACAGCCCCCCAGCTTCCCTCCCTCCCATAGCATTCGGTTGTCCAGTTAAGGAAAAAGCACCTGCCCCCGGTTTACCGATTTGTCCTGTCATCAAATGCAGATTAATGATAGTTCTAACTTTGGCAGTTCCCTCGGTAGATTGATTTACCCCCATCGACCACAGAGACAAAACTCGTTGAGAATCTGCCCAATATCGAGCCGCCGTTTCCAAGTCTTCCTGGGAAATTCCGCAGCGTTGCGCTACTACCTGGGGAGAATAATGACGAATCACCTCTGCATAGGCAGAAAAATTACTGGTGCAATCATCAATAAACCCCATATCAATACATCCCCACCGTAGCAACAGATGGGCAATGCCATTTAACAAATCAATATCCGTACCTGGACGGATGGCTAAATGTAAATCTGCTACTTCCGCAGTGGGTGTACGTCGTGGGTCAACTACAATTAATTTGACGTGGGGATTTCTGCGGTGATATTTTTCTAAGCGATTAAAAATAATTGGGTGACATTCGGCAGTATTGGTACCAATTAAAAAAGCACAATCGGTAATTTCCAAGTCATCATAACAGCAAGGTGGACCATCAGCCCCGAAACTTTGAATATATCCCGACACAGCAGAAGACATACATAAACGGGAGTTAGCATCAAAATTATTTGTTCCCAGACAACCCTTAATCAATTTCTGGGCAATGTAATAATCTTCTGTTTGGAACTGACCGGAACCATACATACATATAGCTTGTGTTCCTTGCTGCTGAATTACCTGGTGAATACGCTGAACTATGAAATTCAATGCTTCATCCCAACTTACCTGCCGGAACTCTTGGTCAAGACTTTCCCGCATCATGGGATACAGTAGACGGTCTTTATCTAGGGACTCAGTAACCGTTGCTCCTTTGACACATACCATCCCCTGACTTGATGGGTGCGATTTGTCACCCCGTACTCGCCAAGTTCCTGTACCTGATTGTGCAGGGGGAGATACTTCCAAACCACAACCAACACCACAATAGGGACACACTGTTTTGGTAGATTCTGTCATGATGAATTGGGTGATGGGGGATGAGTAATGAGTAAGGAGTAGGAAGTAATGAGTAAGGAGTAGGGAGTGGGGAGTAATAAAGATAATCCCCATAAAGGACTTCCAGAAAATAAATTATCCAATTTACTCAGATTTGATTTTTCTGATACCCCTTGCTCCCCTACTTTCCCCTTAATCCTCTGGGTGAGCGCAGCGACGGTATAGAAAGTCGAGGGCGTAATTGCGTAGTTCGTAGTATTGACTGTCTTCCATGATACGACGACGGTTGCGGGGACGACTGAAGGGAATATCTAAAATTTCACCGATGTGGGCAGAGGGACCGTTAGTCATCATCACCAATCTATCGGCGAGGAAGAGAGCTTCATCAATATCGTGGGTAATCATTAATACGGTAACTTGATGCTCTCGCCAAATTTGCAGCAGTTCTTCTTGTAATTCTTCCTTGGTGATGGCATCCAGTGCGCCAAAGGGTTCATCGAGGATTAATACCTGGGGACGAATGGATAGAGCGCGGGCGATCGCTACCCGTTGTTTCATCCCTCCAGAAATCTGACTTGGCTTTTTATCCATTGCTTCCAAAAGCCCTACCATCCCCAAATTTTCCCGAACAATGGCGCGTTTTTCTGCTTCTGGTTTGCGGGGGAATACGGCATCGACGGCGGTATAAACGTTATCGAAGACACTCAACCAAGGCAGTAGGCAATAGTTCTGGAATACCATCATTCGGTCGGGTCCTGGTTCCGTGATGGGCTGCCCCTGGAGTAAAACAACACCATCTGTTGGTTTGTTAAAGCCAGAAACCATGTTGAGCAGGGTTGATTTGCCGCAACCAGAGTGACCGATCAGACAAACGAATTCTCCCTCACGAACTGTCAAGTTAACGCCATCAAGTACGGTATAGGGACCGTCTGCGGTGGGGTATACTTTGTTGACTCCTTCAATTACTAGAAAATTGTCTGATTTTTGGGGTGAGGGGTAGAAGGTTTGGCTGGTGGGGCTATTGCCATTCATTGTCTGCATGGTTTTGAGGGTAAGGGGTAAGGGGAAATTGTATGGGTTGAGGAACTGGAATTAGAAAAATACTTCTTCGACGCGGATTTGTCGCTTGATTTCTAGACTTTTCAAGTATTCCAGGGGTTCGGAGGGGTTAAAAGTTTTGCCGTCAAATAGGTGAATGGGGTTATCTTGTCCGATGTCCAGTAAGCCGAGACTACGAGCTGCTGCGCCAAAAATATCGGTGCGACAGACTCTTTCCATGACCTCTAGCCAGTTTTTCGGGAATGCAATTAAACCCCAACGAGCTAGCTGGGTGGTAATCCAGAGCATTTCTGTCCGGTCAGGATAATTAGTTTTATTGACATAGAACTGGTTATATGTATTGATTTGCGATAATTCCGTACCATCACCGCGATCGTAGGGGTCGATAAAACCGGGGCGAATATATTTGCTATCTATATTGAGGTATTCGGGACGGGCTAGGATTTCGGCAATTTCTCCCCGATTGCGGAAGTCATCGCAGTATTCGCAAGCTTCCAGAATGGCTGTAACTAAAGCCTGGTGGGTTTGCGGATATTGTTGTGCCCAATCTTCTCGAACACCTAGGACTTTTTTCGGTTGCCCTGACCAAATTTCTGGGGCGCTGGCGGCAACAAATCCGGCTTCTTGATCGATGCTGAGGTAATTCCAAGGTTCTCCACCAC
The Calothrix sp. 336/3 DNA segment above includes these coding regions:
- a CDS encoding protein phosphatase 2C domain-containing protein is translated as MENDAAILDCPNELCQAPNNLTDKYCKQCGTFLPKRFLWVAGEVKYLGKPGEIIGDRYLIIKDSILFDTKPGTVPNAPEPSNIQAIRPYLRLIPYRLNAPQVYGILPISQGNSTQEILLLEKPPLVVNSNSQLEVSLCPSLDKAWSQATSLRQLNWLWQIAQLWQPLATEGVASTLLNWQLLRTEGSLVKLLELQADRQPGLTLKDLGAFWLQLQANSQPAIAEFLLQVCNLLQEGKIHAAEQLVSVLDQGLAELGRGKGENGKSPTSTAIAIATKSDTGPSRQRNEDACYPPSGSHVTKPPENSALAIVCDGIGGHEGGNVASNLAIETIQQQIQQLTQVPSDHINPTTFLEDLQRAAASANDKISQRNDSESRQGRQRMGTTLVMALPVAHEMYIAHVGDSRAYWITRQGCYQVTLDDDVASREVRLGYAIYRDAVLQGSSGSLVQALGMGSSNSLHPTAERYILDEDSIFLLCSDGLSDFDRVEQHWETEILPILAGDTDVVTATDKLVEIANTQNGHDNVTIALMYYQIRFQEPETPIKVGSVEPLVIPEVKYEVNTALPQQAPAVTTQRTQVVPDTITKRRSPVPLQLVVLAFLFVAGATIGIIWRIYNQQNSNNNNPPPTPTLPGVSSDPTSTISASPLATNNGSALPTRIPLKPGVIITTTDLGIGFQRVQSLESLPQKSLPEIPIPTGSKLQVINPPAKDARPEEEDMVQLKVCSIPPSSPTSLLRKGDIGWVSFAQIKKKIAVESSPPGGQTPEKPDPCLGNG
- a CDS encoding CHAT domain-containing protein: MPSLNLAIARLENTGTHSFAIWVVNAPYPSGYVLRDCVWSNELSQVWQDWRQFFAPNMDIAPGITLAPSDPTPMLEVPSPSFGQVSRGSRLMQLLGINLWRWVFDGNILNSVERSQGMAMGQHTRLHLRLEIRDPSLTALPWEIMQREAGQPAISLGQNFLFSRTTCEVEPLPYLRADPALNILLVLGEDNKLQLDQEAKILEQTLANGNSLGNFVPGYAPCLVHTLVQPTTQELIQALETKAYNVLFYAGHGEPGPDGGFLRLSPQTKLNGMELAHVLTQNGVKLAVFNACWLAQPATVNGQVIPSSSLAEVLIRHGVPAVLGMRDEIGDEESLTFIHSFAQSLRSRKTIDAAVAEARQQLLTVYRFNQPAWTLPVLYLHPQFEGELIRSYDEGVTELPPDTTIPNVASLLPVARLKSPEVTYTLQIGVTRIGRTVDNDIVIPEPSVSKHHAEILCRNTFTGATPVRNYYLNEMSTYGTTWILGTNGWQQIHRQEVFLEPGMQIKFGSSRSQPWEFVLEEA
- a CDS encoding PrsW family glutamic-type intramembrane protease; translation: MTGNNKRQNAYLRLVSGNGTAFHGDSRHTLFSSKEVVIGRDPSCQVVLDPMMYRMVSRRHAVVRPISGIVESESSWVICDLNSANGTYLNGQRLQSCQELVAGDRISLGADGPEFLFEYEVNHQATVLNPPVGSALPGANYQSPNLPDSVSFTQLFPIISTGKDLTRKAYLIPGILTVVFVVLMFATVGRPQANQVIVATYIAFAAYYFIYQLCGKAKPWWVLFGSVVATSLILLSPVLDLFIYVFRNLLPGSLPSNQESISFTEMLIRMFFGAGLMEELLKALPVIIAYAIGKNLPTPWREKIGVWEPLDGILLGTASAVGFTLLETLGQYVPQITQTVAQQAGVNSGQLVGLQLLIPRILGSVAGHMAYSGYLGYFIGLAVLKPSKSWQILLVGYLTSSGLHALWNATGSLLNGLLLVIVGVLSYAFLMAAILKARALSPTRSQNFATRFLGPK
- a CDS encoding nitrate reductase associated protein, which gives rise to MAEFFQFEADFIDSLRCIPMQVRCHLDTCGIKLKLSDWNQLTQTEREQLVELPCTTDREVLIYRQHIQDLILQRTGKAVGELAIDPKPPWMDAHNIPETVQTQAGEFGVTISSTQWQQLSPLQRFALIKLSRSGHENRNFPRAIAEFNLSSHD
- a CDS encoding phosphate-starvation-inducible PsiE family protein translates to MRRLFKQFRETGKDENFMHLIENIEVVVSKVLAVLMLIVIFVAIADLCVFLFRELFTTPYGSFNKTLFKIFGLFLNILIALEILENITGYLKKHVLQVELVIVTSLIAVARKIIILDLEKVTGIDIIGLGIAVLALSISYLIIRNNGAKYH